AGGAGGTTGGGGTTGGCGCCGTCGTCGCAGGTGCTCGAAAACTCGAGGGCCTTGACGCGGCGGAAATAGGCTTCGTCAAGCTTGTGCTGCGACCCCGGCGTCCCCTTGGGAGGAATTCCCAGCCGTGCCGAGATCGTATCCAGCGTCGGACCGATCAGGTCGATGACCTTCAGGCCCATCTCCCCCGCGTAACGCATCAGGGCCTCGCGCACCGACTGCGCCACCAGAGTGCAGACGATGATCGCCTTGTTTTCCTTCGCCTGCCAGCAGATGTTGATCAGCTTGTCGATCGTATCAACCGTGCGGAAACGATGCAGCGCCACGACGTGCCGCGCCTCATCGAACTGGCGCAGCGCGGCGCGCGTCACGCTTTCGGCGGTTTCGCCCGTAAAATCGGAAACGATGAAGATCTCCAGCTTCACACCGTTTTGTTCGGCTTCAGAAGAGAAAAGTTCGTAACTGTCCGTACTCATCGGTCTTCCCTCGGCTTTCTAATGTGGAACCGCTCTCCAGCGTCCGCCCCCTGAAGTATAAATAAGCGACTGAACCTGAAGTCCCGAAATCAAGCGCATCAATTCTACCGCGGCAATACCGGTTCTCTTTGAGATCTGATCCAGCGTCAGGTCCCCCTGATCGGCAAGACAGTCCAGAACCCGCCGTTCATCGTCGCCGAGTTCCAGTGGAGCAAACAGATCGAGCTGCCCGAAATGGCTGACATGATCGACGAAATCCGCCACATTGACCAACGGCGAAGCGCCGTCGAGGATCAAGCGATTGCTGCCCTCGCAGACCCGTTCGTCGATCCGCCCCGGCACCGCCCACACGTCGCGCCCCATTTCCATGGCCAGCCGCGCCGTGATCATCGCGCCGCCTTTGAGCGGCGATTCCACAACGATCAACGCTTTCGACAGCCCCGCGATGATGCGGTTGCGGCGGGGAAAACGCCAGGCGCGCCCCACAGTGCCCAGAGGGTATTCGCTGAGCAGCGCGCCGCGGCGCAGGATATTGTCGAAAAGCTCGTCGTGTTCCGGCGGCCAGACGACATCCACGCCCGTGCCCAAAACGGCCACGGTCGTCCCGTCGTTTTCCAGCGCGCCGCCGTGAGCGGCGCCGTCGATGCCGCGCGCCCCGCCGCTGACGACGGTCATTCCCGCGCGCGACAGCGCGCTGCCGATCAGGGCGGCGACTTTGAACCCGTAAGGGGTGCAGCGACGCGTTCCTACGACTGAATACGCCGACTCGAAATCCGGCAAATTCCCTTTTGCGTAAAGCACCAGCGGCGGTTCGGTGATGTCGCGCAAACGAAACGGGTATCTCTCATTACTGTACCATGAAATTAAAAAAATACCAGCGTTTTCCGCGCGCTCGATCTCCTTTTTGTGCCAGTTTTCCCGAGCCAATTTTTTCAATTTCTCGGCGCCGCGCTGAGAAACGATTTCGCCGTGGCGCAGCTTTTCAACGATTCTTTCCGGTCCGTCGGAGAGATCCACGTGCTGGAGCGCGTTTGCCGAAAGTCCTTCGCACCCGTTCAGCCAGACGCACAATTCCAGTTCGTTCATTCCAGCACTCCCGAATCTCTGTAGGCCAGCGCTTCGGCGACCGCGCGGTCATCCACGTTTCGCTCCCCCGCGAGGTCGGCGATCGTGCGGGCGACGCGCAGGACGCGGCTCAAGCCCCGGCCGGAAAGCCGCAGGCGTTCGGCCATCGCGGTCAGGTATCTTCGCGCCTCGGCGCTCAAGCCTATTTCGCACCGCAGCATCTTCTCGGACAATTCCGCGTTGCACTCCGCGCCGACGCGTTCTTTGCGCTCCCATTGCCGCTTTCGGGCTCTTAGGACTCGGGCGCGGATTTCCGCGCTGCTTTCCCTGGGAGTTCCTCCCAGTTCGAGCAGTTCTTGCGGCGTCAAACGCGGCACCGAGACGTAGAGATCCACTCGGTCCAGCATCGGACCGGAGAATTTTCTTTTATAGCGCTCCAGTTCCTGACTGCTGCAGCGGCACTGCTCGAGCGGATCGCCGCGCCAGCCGCAGGCGCACGGATTGGCCGCCAGCACGAGCAAGACCCGGCTCGGGTACGTGACGCTGCCCGCCGCCCGGTTCACCGTGATGAAACCGTCTTCCAGCGGCTGACGCAACGCCTCGATCAGATCCCGGCGAAACTCCGTGAATTCGTCGAGGAACAGCACGCCGCGGTGCGCAAGGCTCACTTCGCCGGGGCGGATATCGCTGCCGCCGCCGCAGATGGAGACGGTGCTCGCGGTATGATGAACTTGTCGGAAAGGACGGCGTCGGTCGACGGGGGCCGACAGACCGACGGCGCTCCGGATCAGCAGAGTTTCGAGAAACTCGTCGTCGGACAGCGGCGGCAAAATGCCCTGCAAGGCGCGCGCCATCAGCGTCTTGCCGCTGCCCGGAGAGCCGACAAGCAAAATGTTGTGATGGCCGGCCGCCGCGATTTCGAGAGCTCTTCTCGCGATCATCTGTCCCTTCACGTCCGCGAAATCCGGTTCGACGGCGTTCAACTCCGAAGGCGGCATGTTCTTGACGACTCGGCTCAACTCTTTCTCGTGACGCAGAAAGAGCAAAAGATCTTTCAGCGTCGGCACGCTGTACGCCTCAACGCCGTCGACCAGCGCCACTTCCGCGGCGTTGCCTTCGGGACAGAAAAGCGGCAGGGCCAGCGAACGCGCCAGCATCGCCGCAGGGACCGCGCCCCGGACGGGACGCACCCGTCCGTCCAGCGCCAGTTCGCCCATATAAATCGCCGCGCCGGGCGGAGAACAATATTCCTTCTCGCAGGCCAGAGCCACCGCGATCGGCAGATCGAGCAGACTCCCCTCCTTGGGCAGATCGGCCGGAGCGAGATTGACGGCGATGCGGCCGTAAATGGAGATATCCAGCTCGCGTAGCGCCGCGCGCACGCGTTCGCGCGATTCGCGCACCGCCGCGTCGGGCAGCCCCACGACCGAAAAGGAGAACATCCCCGACGTGATCTCCGATTCCACTTCCACCGGCAACGCTTCGATGCCGCGCAGCGTGATGCCTTGTATTTCAGCAGCCACGGTCATCCGCTCCTTCCATTTCCAGATATCTGAGCCACCGCAAATGCCAGCGTTCATGATCCACGTCGACGCTGACCAGATCCATCCGCCATTCGCCGCGCCACCGACGCCGCAGCGTATAGAGCTCGGCGCCGCGGACCAGGCGTTTCCATTTCAGCGGTCCGATCGAATCCTGCGCCGACATGACGGGATTTTTGCGCCGGCAGCGCACCTCCACAAAGACGAGCACGTTCCCTTCCAGAGCGATCAGATCCAGCTCGGAGAAGCGTTCTCTGACGTTGCGTTCCAAAATCTTCAGCCCTCGCGCTTGCAAAAAAGCGGCGGCCAGTTCCTCAGCCCACCGGCCGACGGCCGCGCGCTGCTTCGCCAGAAAAAAAGCCCGCTCGGCCTGCGTCAGGATACCGCTCTCGGTATCTTTCGCAGGCCGCGCAGGCTTCAGCAGCCGGCCGATCCGCTCTTTAAGATTCAACGTGAGTTGTCTCATGACAGCGCCTCTTGTAAAGAAATGGGGATTCGCAGGAAGGTTACCTCCAGGAAAAACTTCTTCTATGAATCGGCGTTGGCCCCAGTTCGGCAATCGCGCGGCGATGCGCCTCGGTCCCGTAACCTTTGTGCCGGGCAAAGCCATAATCGGGATAGATACCGTCGTAGACCGTCATCACGCGGTCACGAAGCACTTTGGCGACGACGGAAGCCGCGGAAATCTGCGGATAGATATCGTCGCCGCCGACGACCGCCTGCTGATAGACGTTCAGGCCGGGGATCTCCTGGTTGCCGTCGACGATCACGCCGTCGACGTCAAGCGGGAGCCTTTCGACCGCACGGCGCATCGCCCACAAAGTCGCCCGCAGGATGTTCAGCCGGTCGATCCGTTCGGCCGGCGCCGACGCGGCGCGCCAGACGACGTTCAGTTCGAGCATGCGCGCCAGTACTTTTTCGCGCCGCGGCGGCGTCATTTTTTTCGAGTCGCGGAGCCCCAGACCGACCAGTTCTTCCCGCTGCGCTTCCGTCAGCACGACCGCCGCCGCCACGACGGGACCGGCCAGAGGGCCTCGCCCCGCTTCGTCGACCCCTGCCAGAATCACTCGTCTTCATCCCCATCTTCCGGCGCCTGAAGTCTTTCGGCCGCCGGCATCGTCGGACTCTCCAGCGAAAGATTGCCCAGCTTCCCCGTGGAGAACGATTCGAGAAAACGCCGGCCGGCGAGCGTATAATCGACCATCCCGCCGCTGACGAGACAGCCCAATCGGCGTCCGACGGCTTCGAGAACGGCCGCCGTGTCTTCCGGGTCGGCGGGGACGCCCCACTTCTCTTCGATAAAATGCCAGAGCCCCTGCCGCTGCAGATAATCGATCAAAGAGCAGGCGACCGTGTCGTAGCCGCCGATCACGTCCGCCTTGGAACAGCCGAGCCAGGCCAGGGCCCTTTGGACGGCCGCGCCCGAGCGCGGATCGAGGATGCCGGGCGAATCGACGACCAGAAAATCGCCGCCGCGGTACCAGGAAACGCCGCGGGTGATGCCGGGGATGCCGCCGACCGGCGCGGATTTTTTGCCGATCAGCAAATTCAGCAGCGCCGATTTGCCCACGTTGGGGATCCCCACGACCGCGACCCGCAGCTCGCGATATTTGGGCTTGCAGCGCGTGAAGGCCTGCTTCAAAGGCGCGATCTGCCGTGACAGCAGATCGAACGCCCACGCCTCGCGCCTGTTATTTTTATAATGACCGAGCCATTGCGCCGTGATGTCCTTGTCCGCCAGATCCCGTTTGGTCATGACGATCCAGACGGGCCGGCGCCGCGCAAATTTTTTCGTCAGCGGCGACGCGGTCAGCTCGGGGGCGCGCGCGTCGCGGACCTCGACGATCACGTCGAGCTTGTCGAGAAGTTCTTCCAGCTGCCGGGTGCCCTTGGCCATGTGGCCGGGGAACCACGCCGTCCTGCCCGCCATTATTTTACCAGCCCGATCCTGCTCAGCGGCCAGTAGCGCAGGATCACGGGACCGCGGATATTCTGTTCGGGCACGTAGCCCCAATAACGGCTGTCGGCCGAGTTCGGACGGTTGTCGCCGAGCGCGATGTACGACTTTTCGGGCACGACGACCGGCGCATGATTGTACGTGTCGCGGAACGTCACGTAGGGTTCGTCGACTTTCCGGTCGTTGATCCAGACGACGCCGTTCCGTACCTCGAATTTATCGCCGGGCAGGGCGATCAGGCGCTTCACGTAATCGACGCCGGGATCTTTGGGATACTTGAAGACAAAGATGTCCCGCGGCGCGGAGAACGGAGCAGATATTCGAATTTGCAGACCAGAACGCGATCTCCCTCAAGGAGCGTGGGAAGCATCGAACCGCTGGGGATCCAAAAAGCCTGGATGACGAACGTCTTCAGAAGCAGGGCCAGGACGACCGCCCAGATCACGGTCTCCAACGTTTCGCGAAGCCACGCCGCGGGAATCATCTTTTCCCAAAGTCTCACGGCGGGAGCGATCAAATTCTCCCACCATTCCCTGATCACCATACCATTACCTCCAGACAGAAAGTTCTTCTTCAAAAGTAAACATCTTACCGAGAGCTTGTCCGCGTGAGCAAACCGCGCAGGGACAGCTTCAAAGACTCGCCGGTGTTTTTGCCGCCCGCTTCGCAGGCCGTGACGGTAAATGCCGGCGTGATCGTATGCGTCTGCCAGCGATACGTGAAATTCCGACGATCCACATTCAGACGCCAGCGCACCTGCACGTTCGCGCTGAACTTCTCTCCTGCCGCGCTGCCCGAATGTCTGCCGAGCCAGCGCAGCGTCATGAAATGCGGCGCGGACAAATCCGAGGGCATGTAAACGCTCAGATAAAAACTGCATCGCCAGCGGTCAGCCCGGGCTATGGCCGAATCGAGCCACTGCATCAGATCGTCCATGTCCCTCCTGGCCAGGTCCTGGACGGATTCGGTGCGCAGCGTATTGAAAAGTCCCGCCGAAAGCGTGAGGACGATCGCCATGCCGATCAAGACTTCCGCGAGAGAAAAAGCTTTCCGCCGCCGTCCCCGCGTCATTTTTCCCCAGCCGCTTCGCCCGAACCTCTATATTCCGGGACGATCTTCGCAAGAGACGACGCGATCTCAGGCTCCCCGAGAAGCGTTTCGATTTTGCCAAGCATCCCTGTGATCTCGGCGCGTCCTTCTTCAGAGATTTTCGCGCAGAAAATTTTCGAGTGCGAGGTCGCTTCCACGTGTTTCTCATCGTAAAAAAGTTCTTCAAAGAGCTTCTCGCCCGGACGAATGCCGGTATACGCGATCCTGACATCGCGGTCCGGCTCGTAACCGTTCAGACGAATCAGCGTCCGGGCGACTTCGGCGATATTGACGGGTTTTCCCATGTCCAGGACGTAAATCCGCCCAGGCGAACCGATGGCCGCCGTCTGCAGAACCAGCCCGGCTGCCTCCGGGATCAGCATGAAATAGCGGACCATCCGCGGATGAGTCACCGTTACGGGGCCGCCCGCCGCGATCTGGCGCTCGAACTTGGGAACAACGCTGCCGCGGCTGCCGAGAACGTTGCCGAAGCGTACCGCCATGTAAGCCGTCTGCGGATAATCCTTCTGCAGTTCCATCAAGGCCATCTCGGCGATCCGCTTGCTGGCCCCCATGACGCTGCTCGGGTTGACCGCCTTGTCCGTGGAAATCATCACAAAACGTTTCGTCTCGTATCTGCCGGCCATTCTGCCGAGAATCCACGTGCCGAGCGCGTTGGTACGGATCGCCTCGCGGGCGTTGCATTCCATCAGCGGCACATGTTTGTGGGCCGCCGCGTGAAAAACGATGTCCGGACGCCACCGAGAAAAAACTTCTTCCATCGCCCTTTCATCAGCGACGTCGGCAATCACCGGCACAAGTTCGGTCTGGCACGCCCTTTCCCGCAATTCCTCCAGCAGCGTGTAAATCGAGAACTCGCCGTGGCCGAGCAAAACCAGCGCCGCGGGCGCGTAAGGCAGAATCTGGCGGACGATTTCGCTGCCGATCGAGCCTCCCGCACCGGAAATCAAGACCGTCCGCCCGTGGAGAAGCTGACCGATCTGTTCGGCATCGAGGCTGACGGGCTCCCGGGGCAGCAGATCCTCGAGGCGGACCTTGCGCAATTTGTTCAGAGAGACCGTGCCGTCCGCAAGTTCCTGCAGCGAAGGCAGAATACGCACGGAACTCTTCAGGGACAGAAGTCCGTTCAGGAGATCGCGGACTCTGCAAGCCGGAGCGGAAGGCAGCGCCACCCAAACGTCGCTGATCCGCTCGGCCCCGACAATGCCGATCAGCTCGCGGAGCGTCCCAAGGACGGGAATGCCGGCGATCGTCTTTTTCAATTTGGCCGGATCGTCATCGAGAAAGCCGACGACGTTGAAGTCAGAATCATGTCGTTTCAGGTCGCGAGCCAAAAGCACGCCCGCCTCCCCGGCGCCGACGATCAGCGTTCTCCTCCGCGGATTCCCGTTGTGTTCCTGCAAGGTCAGCCGCCATGAGAGGCGCGACAGCGTCAGGAAGGCAAAACCGCAGAGGAACAGCATTCCCATAACGCTCCGCGGCACCACGAACGGGACGTCGGTCCCAACATACAGCCCGATCAGCACGGCGCAGGCCGGCAGATAGGCTTTCAGCAGGATCAGAAGTTCTTCGATGCTCGTCTGCAGCCAGTAGACCCGATAGACTCCGCCGGCATAAAACGAAAACATGACGGCCGCAACGTAAAGCGGCCCCGCCTCGAAGATCCCATAAGCCGCCGCATGTTCCAAAAAGATCGAGAATCTCAAGGCGTAACTCACGTACACCGCCAGGCTCAGCAGAAGCGCATCGACCAGGGCCACGCAGCCGTTCCGGGCACCCAGGCTGCGCCACGCCCCGACGATCTGAAGGCCAAAATTCTCCACTTCCGTTCCCCTCCTGAGCCGGCTCCTCTTAACGGTTTTTCTTCAAAATCCGGTTCTCGGCCCCATCGTCCTTAAGGAATAATAAGTCCGCTGCCCGACTTTTTGCCGCTCATGCGTTCGAGCCGCTGCAAATCGGCGGCAGAAGCCACGTCGAGACGAGGTTTCTTTTCCTCTTCCTCGATCATCGCCTTCACCTTCGCCTCGTAATCCTTCATGTTCTTCCGAATGGCCTCGGCATCGTTCTTGATCCAGACGATCATGTTGTCCGCGATCGATTTGAGCGCTGCATCGTCAGGCATCTCTTTGATGGCGCCAAGGTCGAGGAGCAGTTTGTGCTCGTCTTTCACCGACTGGACAAGGTCATCGTCCGTCAAAAGCCCCTTTTTATAAAGAGCGCGCGCCAGGATGTTGAACTTGCTCTTCATGTTTTCGTTGGCCACCGCCATGGCGTCCACGCGCGAAAGAAGCATGGACAGCACTTCATCGAGACTGATCTGCATCGCCATTTTTACCACATACCTTTCATGAAATTTATGCGTGTTTAAACGTTGAAACGGAATTCCACCACGTCGCCATCCTGCATGACATACTCTTTCCCTTCAAGACGGAGCAGCCCCTTGGCTTTCGCCTCGGCGATCGAGCCGCAGGCGATCAGATCGTCATAGCCGACGATCTGGGCGCGGATAAAACCGCGCTCGAAATCGCTGTGAATCGTGCCCGCCGCCTGCGGAGCCAAAGTTCCTCTGCGAATCGGCCAAGCGCGCGATTCCTTTTCTCCCGCCGTCAAGAACGAGATCAGCCCCAGCAGACGGTATCCCGCGGAAATCAGACGGTCCAGCCCGGCTTCCTTCAGCCCGAGAGCTTCGAGATACTCCGCCTTTTCAGCATCGGCAAGCTCGGCGATCTCCGCTTCGATCTGAGCGCATATCGTCACGAACTCCGCCCCTTCGGCCTTCGCATGGTCGCGGACCACCTGAGCGTACTCGTTCAACGCCGCCACGCCGATTTCATCCTCGGCGATATTGGCCACATAGAGCATCGGCTTGTCGGAAAGGAGATTCAGACCGCGAAGATACTGCTTTTCTTCATCGTTCAACGCAAGGGTGCGCACCAGTTTGCCGGCTTCGAGCGTTTCCTTCGCCCGACGCAGCAGTTCGAGGTTGGGTGCCAGCTTTTTGTCGGCTTTCGCCAGTTTCTCCAGTTTGGCGAGGTTCCGTTCCACCATTTCCAGGTCGGAAAGGATCAGCTCCAGTTCAATGGTCTCGATGTCGCGGGCCGGATTCACGGAGCCGTCCACGTGGACGATGTTGGGGTTCTCGAAGCAGCGCACCACCTGGACGATGGCGCTGGCCTCGCGGATATTGGCGAGAAATTTGTTCCCCAGCCCTTCTCCCTTGCTGGCGCCGCGCACAAGACCGGCAATGTCGTAAAATTCGACGACGGCGGGGGTGATTTTCACCGAGTGGAACATATCGGAAAGGACTTTGAGACGCGGATCGGGTACTTCCACCACGCCGACGTTGGGTTCGATCGTGCAGAAAGGATAGTTCGACGCGTCCGCCCCGGCGGCTGTGATGGCATTGAAAAGAGTGCTCTTGCCCACGTTCGGCAGACCTACAATACCTAATTTCAACGACGATCCCTCATTTCAAATTTGATGAAGATGAACAGGCAAACCGCAAAAAATCATACGCAAAGGATTTCCCGGAGTACGGCGCAGAGTTTCCCCGTGTCACATGCACTGAACATTTTACATCGGATTCTTATTATTTTCACTGCTGAAAATCGGCGAGGTAAATTTTCAGAGTAAATGCAACCTCGTCAAAGTAAATGCGACGGGGTTGCATTTACTTTGACAGGACAAAAGCAGCAAGCAGTCATTACGAACACATAATAACGATCAAGATTGCGCTAACGGAACAAATTCAAGGGGATGAAAAGCTGTTACGAGGAAATTGTCCGAAAAAAGTGCATACAAAAGTGATCCTCAACTGAAAGCAAAATTTTCAGTTCAGAGTTAATGCAATCAAGAAATTAAAAAGGAGCCGTTATTTACCGGCGATAGGTACGGCCTTCACGACATTTTTTATCCACCTTCATGTTATTTCTTTTTCCCTTTCTCTTCTTAAAACGGACAGCTCGGGGCAAGTCTATTTTCCGTGCCTCTAAAATACCCGAAAGCAGGAGCCGTCTGGCGGTACTTTCAGAACAGGGAACAGTATCTCGATTATTACGGATAATATGATAGAGAGACTGCCCCTGTTTGATGAGAGGAGAGAAAAAAGAATCAATATCTGCAAGCTCGGCATCGGAGATATTGAAGCCTTCACGAGCCTCATGCAAAGTTTTCTCGTAAGAGTCATTTGCAGATTTAGCAGAATAGATCCGTTTTTTTAAAGTGCAGCGGTGACGGTTGGGGCAGCCGTTACAGACATACGGAGGAACCGAAAGCTGCGGGCAGACCTCCTCCTTAAAGTCAGGACACATCGTATTACATCTTGAGCACCGGAAACACAGTGAACGGCATTTCGGAGAGGTGTTACAAAGGGAAGTAACGGAGCAGTCATACCGGTGAAGGCAGCAGTTTGCTGTCCGGCCATAACAGCCTTTGAAGACAGTCTCTGCATGTTTTCTGATCTCTCTGGAGATCGTACTCGGCGACTTCAGAACTGTTGAGGCAATACTTCTGAGAGATTCTCGCCGGTTGAGGGCGCTTT
This sequence is a window from Pyramidobacter sp. YE332. Protein-coding genes within it:
- a CDS encoding pyruvate, water dikinase regulatory protein, encoding MSTDSYELFSSEAEQNGVKLEIFIVSDFTGETAESVTRAALRQFDEARHVVALHRFRTVDTIDKLINICWQAKENKAIIVCTLVAQSVREALMRYAGEMGLKVIDLIGPTLDTISARLGIPPKGTPGSQHKLDEAYFRRVKALEFSSTCDDGANPNLLPEAELVIVGVSRTCKTPLSMYLANKGIRTANVPLVPELAPPDELFTLPHGRIIGLIIQPEALRKIRRERLQIIGLDPDKAFYAQEGRVKAELDYARRIMERLQIKAIDVTGRALEETAQVVLDYLREQGCPALLG
- the dprA gene encoding DNA-processing protein DprA gives rise to the protein MNELELCVWLNGCEGLSANALQHVDLSDGPERIVEKLRHGEIVSQRGAEKLKKLARENWHKKEIERAENAGIFLISWYSNERYPFRLRDITEPPLVLYAKGNLPDFESAYSVVGTRRCTPYGFKVAALIGSALSRAGMTVVSGGARGIDGAAHGGALENDGTTVAVLGTGVDVVWPPEHDELFDNILRRGALLSEYPLGTVGRAWRFPRRNRIIAGLSKALIVVESPLKGGAMITARLAMEMGRDVWAVPGRIDERVCEGSNRLILDGASPLVNVADFVDHVSHFGQLDLFAPLELGDDERRVLDCLADQGDLTLDQISKRTGIAAVELMRLISGLQVQSLIYTSGGGRWRAVPH
- a CDS encoding YifB family Mg chelatase-like AAA ATPase encodes the protein MTVAAEIQGITLRGIEALPVEVESEITSGMFSFSVVGLPDAAVRESRERVRAALRELDISIYGRIAVNLAPADLPKEGSLLDLPIAVALACEKEYCSPPGAAIYMGELALDGRVRPVRGAVPAAMLARSLALPLFCPEGNAAEVALVDGVEAYSVPTLKDLLLFLRHEKELSRVVKNMPPSELNAVEPDFADVKGQMIARRALEIAAAGHHNILLVGSPGSGKTLMARALQGILPPLSDDEFLETLLIRSAVGLSAPVDRRRPFRQVHHTASTVSICGGGSDIRPGEVSLAHRGVLFLDEFTEFRRDLIEALRQPLEDGFITVNRAAGSVTYPSRVLLVLAANPCACGWRGDPLEQCRCSSQELERYKRKFSGPMLDRVDLYVSVPRLTPQELLELGGTPRESSAEIRARVLRARKRQWERKERVGAECNAELSEKMLRCEIGLSAEARRYLTAMAERLRLSGRGLSRVLRVARTIADLAGERNVDDRAVAEALAYRDSGVLE
- a CDS encoding YraN family protein, yielding MRQLTLNLKERIGRLLKPARPAKDTESGILTQAERAFFLAKQRAAVGRWAEELAAAFLQARGLKILERNVRERFSELDLIALEGNVLVFVEVRCRRKNPVMSAQDSIGPLKWKRLVRGAELYTLRRRWRGEWRMDLVSVDVDHERWHLRWLRYLEMEGADDRGC
- a CDS encoding ribonuclease HII, encoding MILAGVDEAGRGPLAGPVVAAAVVLTEAQREELVGLGLRDSKKMTPPRREKVLARMLELNVVWRAASAPAERIDRLNILRATLWAMRRAVERLPLDVDGVIVDGNQEIPGLNVYQQAVVGGDDIYPQISAASVVAKVLRDRVMTVYDGIYPDYGFARHKGYGTEAHRRAIAELGPTPIHRRSFSWR
- a CDS encoding GTPase, which gives rise to MAGRTAWFPGHMAKGTRQLEELLDKLDVIVEVRDARAPELTASPLTKKFARRRPVWIVMTKRDLADKDITAQWLGHYKNNRREAWAFDLLSRQIAPLKQAFTRCKPKYRELRVAVVGIPNVGKSALLNLLIGKKSAPVGGIPGITRGVSWYRGGDFLVVDSPGILDPRSGAAVQRALAWLGCSKADVIGGYDTVACSLIDYLQRQGLWHFIEEKWGVPADPEDTAAVLEAVGRRLGCLVSGGMVDYTLAGRRFLESFSTGKLGNLSLESPTMPAAERLQAPEDGDEDE
- a CDS encoding prepilin-type N-terminal cleavage/methylation domain-containing protein, yielding MTRGRRRKAFSLAEVLIGMAIVLTLSAGLFNTLRTESVQDLARRDMDDLMQWLDSAIARADRWRCSFYLSVYMPSDLSAPHFMTLRWLGRHSGSAAGEKFSANVQVRWRLNVDRRNFTYRWQTHTITPAFTVTACEAGGKNTGESLKLSLRGLLTRTSSR
- a CDS encoding nucleoside-diphosphate sugar epimerase/dehydratase; this translates as MENFGLQIVGAWRSLGARNGCVALVDALLLSLAVYVSYALRFSIFLEHAAAYGIFEAGPLYVAAVMFSFYAGGVYRVYWLQTSIEELLILLKAYLPACAVLIGLYVGTDVPFVVPRSVMGMLFLCGFAFLTLSRLSWRLTLQEHNGNPRRRTLIVGAGEAGVLLARDLKRHDSDFNVVGFLDDDPAKLKKTIAGIPVLGTLRELIGIVGAERISDVWVALPSAPACRVRDLLNGLLSLKSSVRILPSLQELADGTVSLNKLRKVRLEDLLPREPVSLDAEQIGQLLHGRTVLISGAGGSIGSEIVRQILPYAPAALVLLGHGEFSIYTLLEELRERACQTELVPVIADVADERAMEEVFSRWRPDIVFHAAAHKHVPLMECNAREAIRTNALGTWILGRMAGRYETKRFVMISTDKAVNPSSVMGASKRIAEMALMELQKDYPQTAYMAVRFGNVLGSRGSVVPKFERQIAAGGPVTVTHPRMVRYFMLIPEAAGLVLQTAAIGSPGRIYVLDMGKPVNIAEVARTLIRLNGYEPDRDVRIAYTGIRPGEKLFEELFYDEKHVEATSHSKIFCAKISEEGRAEITGMLGKIETLLGEPEIASSLAKIVPEYRGSGEAAGEK
- the ychF gene encoding redox-regulated ATPase YchF, with the protein product MKLGIVGLPNVGKSTLFNAITAAGADASNYPFCTIEPNVGVVEVPDPRLKVLSDMFHSVKITPAVVEFYDIAGLVRGASKGEGLGNKFLANIREASAIVQVVRCFENPNIVHVDGSVNPARDIETIELELILSDLEMVERNLAKLEKLAKADKKLAPNLELLRRAKETLEAGKLVRTLALNDEEKQYLRGLNLLSDKPMLYVANIAEDEIGVAALNEYAQVVRDHAKAEGAEFVTICAQIEAEIAELADAEKAEYLEALGLKEAGLDRLISAGYRLLGLISFLTAGEKESRAWPIRRGTLAPQAAGTIHSDFERGFIRAQIVGYDDLIACGSIAEAKAKGLLRLEGKEYVMQDGDVVEFRFNV